One region of Polynucleobacter paneuropaeus genomic DNA includes:
- a CDS encoding alkyl/aryl-sulfatase → MKKLLSSACATAFLLCIHFAYAAGGGGVVADPGAMEGKHFDSKGKLPSSFTIELQNGLRKTLPFDDKRDFEEAQKGFLAAPAYKQIMADAGNVAWDMGSYDFLLQGKDFDSVHPSLQRQAILNMAYGLYEVVPGKIYQVRGFDLANISFIKTDTGWIVFDPLTAKETARAALELVNEKLGKRPVVAVVYSHSHGDHFGGVRGVVNEEDVKSGKVLVIAPAGFMEHAVAENVYAGNAMTRRMFFQYGVLLPRSPFGHVDQSIGKNTASGNLGLIEPNRYINQPFETMTVDGVVMEFQNTPGTEAPAEMNTYFPQFQAFWAAENITGTIHNIYTLRGALVRDALAWSKNINNALYRYGDNVQVMFASHSWPRWGNERIQQIMRTQRDSYAHLNNEVLHLANQGVTINEIQNVYKQPESLKTQWAAHSYHGSEEHNSRAVINRYLGYWDANPATLIPLSPKDSAPLYVEMMGGSTKIMAKSKQLYSQGKYREAMELLNKLVYAQPNNIPAKNLLADTYEQIGYQKESPSVRNSFLGAAYELRHGMPAGVPPKSNGPDMIKAMTTELWLNSLAISMDSKKADGMQFVINLVTPDNGEKFVIELSNSALTNIKGQQAKNPNLTITIQRSDLEMIMGGKATFDQLLADGRVKFDGDRKSFDQLKSTLTIFKPDFELIPGTKANSPASKDSRDPFEVQELAVTGGE, encoded by the coding sequence ATGAAAAAATTACTTTCCTCGGCCTGTGCCACGGCATTCCTGTTATGTATTCATTTTGCTTATGCAGCCGGAGGCGGAGGGGTGGTTGCTGATCCTGGCGCAATGGAGGGCAAACACTTTGACTCTAAAGGCAAGCTACCCTCAAGTTTTACTATTGAATTACAAAATGGTCTTCGTAAGACACTTCCATTTGACGATAAGCGTGATTTTGAAGAGGCGCAAAAGGGGTTCTTAGCGGCCCCAGCTTATAAGCAGATCATGGCTGATGCGGGCAATGTTGCGTGGGATATGGGCAGCTACGATTTCCTATTACAAGGCAAAGATTTTGATAGCGTTCACCCCTCTTTGCAGCGTCAGGCGATCTTAAATATGGCCTATGGTTTGTATGAAGTGGTGCCAGGAAAAATTTATCAGGTACGGGGATTTGATCTAGCAAATATCAGTTTTATTAAGACTGACACGGGATGGATTGTGTTTGATCCGCTGACTGCAAAAGAAACTGCCAGAGCTGCTTTGGAGCTGGTCAATGAAAAATTAGGCAAGCGTCCTGTAGTTGCAGTGGTTTACTCGCATTCTCATGGAGATCACTTCGGTGGTGTACGCGGTGTAGTTAATGAGGAAGACGTGAAGAGCGGCAAGGTATTAGTTATTGCTCCCGCCGGCTTTATGGAACATGCCGTAGCAGAGAATGTCTATGCTGGTAATGCAATGACGCGTCGAATGTTCTTCCAATATGGTGTGTTATTGCCACGCAGTCCATTTGGTCATGTTGACCAATCGATCGGCAAAAATACTGCTTCAGGTAATTTGGGTTTGATTGAGCCTAATCGCTACATTAATCAGCCTTTTGAAACCATGACGGTTGATGGGGTAGTAATGGAGTTCCAAAATACCCCAGGCACTGAAGCGCCTGCCGAGATGAACACCTACTTTCCTCAGTTTCAAGCCTTTTGGGCGGCAGAAAACATTACTGGAACCATTCATAACATTTACACCTTACGTGGTGCTTTAGTGCGTGATGCTTTAGCTTGGTCTAAAAATATTAATAATGCACTCTATCGCTATGGTGACAATGTTCAGGTGATGTTTGCCTCACATAGTTGGCCGCGTTGGGGAAATGAGCGTATTCAACAGATCATGCGTACGCAACGAGATAGTTATGCTCATCTAAATAATGAAGTCTTGCACTTAGCTAACCAGGGCGTGACGATTAATGAAATCCAAAACGTCTACAAACAACCCGAGAGCCTGAAGACTCAATGGGCTGCTCATAGCTATCATGGCTCAGAAGAGCATAATAGCCGCGCAGTTATTAATCGCTACTTGGGTTATTGGGATGCCAATCCCGCCACTTTGATTCCCCTATCGCCTAAAGATTCGGCTCCGCTGTATGTGGAGATGATGGGGGGCTCAACAAAGATTATGGCCAAGAGCAAGCAGCTATATTCACAAGGTAAATACCGTGAAGCCATGGAGCTCTTAAATAAGCTGGTTTATGCCCAGCCCAATAATATCCCCGCTAAAAATCTATTGGCCGACACCTATGAACAAATCGGTTACCAAAAAGAGAGTCCTAGTGTGCGCAATAGCTTTTTGGGCGCTGCTTATGAACTACGTCACGGGATGCCTGCAGGCGTACCACCTAAATCGAATGGCCCAGATATGATCAAAGCGATGACGACTGAGTTGTGGCTCAATTCCTTGGCCATTAGTATGGATAGTAAAAAAGCAGATGGCATGCAGTTTGTAATTAATTTGGTCACTCCAGATAATGGAGAAAAGTTTGTGATTGAGTTAAGCAATTCTGCGCTGACCAATATTAAAGGTCAGCAAGCTAAAAATCCTAACTTGACCATCACAATCCAGCGCAGTGATTTAGAAATGATCATGGGTGGTAAGGCTACATTTGATCAATTGCTAGCTGATGGTAGGGTGAAATTCGATGGCGATCGAAAGTCCTTTGATCAACTAAAAAGCACACTGACAATTTTTAAGCCCGATTTTGAATTAATACCCGGTACTAAGGCCAATAGCCCAGCTTCTAAAGACAGTCGAGATCCCTTTGAGGTGCAAGAGTTAGCAGTCACTGGGGGCGAATAA
- a CDS encoding translational machinery protein, which translates to MSANHVVIWVDHREAHVLYFDASLNQMIKADSAHPHLHHKANEIGSGNAPDEHAFFHKVISAVKDVHEILIVGPGSAKNELHKHAVAHDSAIAKKIVGVETVDHPTDGQVLNFAKKYFQKIDQLKGI; encoded by the coding sequence ATGTCAGCAAATCACGTTGTTATCTGGGTAGATCACAGAGAAGCCCATGTACTGTATTTTGATGCTAGCTTGAATCAGATGATTAAGGCTGATAGTGCACACCCCCATCTGCATCACAAGGCAAATGAAATCGGCAGCGGCAATGCGCCCGATGAGCATGCTTTCTTTCATAAAGTGATTAGTGCTGTGAAAGATGTGCATGAGATCCTGATTGTTGGCCCAGGATCAGCCAAGAATGAATTGCATAAACATGCCGTAGCGCACGATTCTGCAATTGCAAAGAAAATTGTCGGTGTGGAAACGGTGGATCATCCCACTGATGGTCAAGTATTAAATTTTGCTAAGAAATATTTTCAAAAGATTGACCAATTAAAAGGCATTTAG
- a CDS encoding Dps family protein, giving the protein MSTKIDIGIDEKDRKAIAEGLSKLLADSYTLYLMTHNFHWNVTGPMFNTLHLMFMTQYTEQWAALDLIAERIRALGEPAPATYKEYSKLTSIDEVSGVPKAMEMVKLLVKAQEATSKTARKLFPLVEKAGDQPTADLLTQRQNIHEKTAWMLRSLLQD; this is encoded by the coding sequence ATGAGCACAAAAATTGATATTGGTATTGATGAGAAAGATCGCAAAGCGATTGCTGAAGGTCTCTCTAAGCTATTAGCGGACAGCTATACCCTGTACCTGATGACACATAACTTTCACTGGAATGTGACAGGCCCCATGTTCAATACCTTGCATTTGATGTTCATGACCCAATACACCGAGCAGTGGGCTGCACTCGATCTGATTGCAGAACGTATTCGTGCCCTAGGTGAGCCAGCTCCGGCCACCTATAAGGAATACAGCAAACTCACTTCGATTGATGAGGTATCGGGCGTACCCAAGGCTATGGAAATGGTCAAACTTTTGGTTAAAGCCCAGGAAGCGACGTCTAAAACTGCTCGCAAGCTCTTCCCCTTGGTGGAAAAAGCCGGCGATCAACCCACCGCCGACCTACTAACCCAGCGTCAAAATATCCATGAGAAGACCGCTTGGATGCTCAGAAGCCTGTTGCAAGACTAA
- a CDS encoding TIGR03643 family protein — MHSAKPQLSPEDLSRVIEMAWEDRTPFDAIEKSFGLSESAVIVLMRKSLKRASFKIWRERVSGRATKHQALRSKLVTRAYCPTQYKQK; from the coding sequence ATGCATTCAGCTAAGCCTCAACTATCTCCAGAAGATCTATCTCGTGTGATCGAAATGGCCTGGGAAGATAGAACCCCATTTGATGCGATTGAGAAAAGCTTTGGACTATCCGAATCTGCAGTAATTGTGCTAATGCGCAAGTCATTAAAGCGAGCTTCATTCAAGATCTGGCGAGAGCGCGTTTCGGGGCGAGCAACCAAGCATCAGGCTCTGCGCAGTAAGCTGGTTACTAGAGCATATTGCCCCACTCAATACAAGCAAAAGTGA
- a CDS encoding SDR family NAD(P)-dependent oxidoreductase, which translates to MPLLATSFRALVIGSSGSIGSALVNLLQAHPDCEHVVGIHRQSMPSIDYDDLASIADAANGLASQGPFQLIINTIGVLHSEHFSPEKRLEDLTADSLSTLFNTNTIGPALTLKHFVKLLDPQHSVMATLSAKVGSIEDNRLGGWYSYRASKAALNMIIKTAAIELARTKPNAALIALHPGTVQSRLSKPFGGEMKGRPALEAASDMLNVLLALEKSDSGSFLSYSGEKLPW; encoded by the coding sequence ATGCCACTACTAGCCACCTCATTTCGAGCCCTTGTGATTGGCTCCTCCGGATCGATTGGCTCAGCCTTGGTCAACCTATTGCAGGCTCATCCCGATTGTGAACACGTTGTTGGCATTCACCGTCAGTCGATGCCATCAATTGACTACGATGATTTAGCTTCCATTGCAGATGCCGCAAATGGGCTTGCTTCACAAGGACCTTTTCAGTTAATTATTAATACCATCGGTGTTTTACACAGTGAGCACTTCAGCCCTGAAAAACGTTTAGAGGATCTCACTGCTGATAGTCTGAGCACCCTCTTCAATACCAATACGATTGGTCCTGCCCTCACTCTGAAACATTTTGTCAAACTGCTCGATCCGCAGCATAGCGTGATGGCAACACTTTCAGCTAAGGTCGGAAGCATTGAAGACAATCGACTGGGTGGCTGGTACAGCTACCGAGCTTCAAAAGCGGCTCTCAACATGATTATCAAGACAGCAGCGATTGAACTGGCACGTACCAAACCTAATGCCGCCTTAATTGCTTTGCATCCAGGAACTGTGCAGTCCAGACTATCAAAACCTTTTGGTGGTGAAATGAAAGGAAGGCCTGCGCTGGAGGCTGCTAGCGATATGCTGAATGTTCTTTTAGCTCTTGAGAAAAGCGATAGCGGTTCTTTCTTGAGTTATTCAGGTGAAAAGCTCCCCTGGTAG
- a CDS encoding NAD(P)H-dependent oxidoreductase yields MSLIEKLQWRYATKKMDLSKAVPQEKLDQILEAIRLTASSSGLQPYEVLVITNPEIRTKIRAIANDQSQITDCSHLLVFAAWDTYTADRINQAFDMTEEIRDIKTETGNAYRQMLLKNYPARDPEVNFTHAAKQAYIGLGTALIAAAYEAVDSTPMEGFDPKALDEILDLKSQGLRSVVMLPLGYRKADEDWLVNLKKVRRAKDHFIRWIK; encoded by the coding sequence ATGAGCCTAATCGAGAAATTACAGTGGCGCTATGCTACGAAGAAAATGGATTTGAGCAAAGCAGTGCCACAAGAAAAGCTGGATCAAATCCTGGAAGCTATCCGCCTAACGGCCAGCTCAAGCGGACTTCAACCTTATGAAGTATTGGTGATCACCAACCCCGAGATTCGCACCAAGATCAGGGCTATTGCTAATGATCAATCACAGATCACCGATTGCTCCCATTTGCTGGTATTTGCGGCTTGGGATACTTATACAGCCGACCGGATTAATCAAGCATTTGATATGACCGAGGAGATTCGCGACATCAAGACTGAAACGGGCAATGCTTATCGCCAGATGCTCTTGAAAAATTACCCAGCACGAGATCCTGAAGTCAATTTCACGCACGCTGCTAAGCAAGCCTATATTGGTCTGGGCACCGCCCTCATTGCAGCAGCTTATGAAGCGGTCGACAGCACACCAATGGAAGGCTTCGATCCTAAAGCCCTTGATGAGATTTTGGATCTGAAATCCCAAGGCTTACGCAGTGTTGTGATGCTTCCCCTGGGTTATCGCAAGGCCGATGAAGATTGGTTAGTCAATCTCAAGAAGGTGCGTCGTGCTAAGGATCACTTTATCCGCTGGATTAAGTAA